In one window of Qipengyuania profundimaris DNA:
- the hflX gene encoding GTPase HflX: MGEVSRGARALVVCPDIRGMAYDLDADSRLAEAEGLALAIGIIVAESFVLPVREVRPNLLFGAGQVENIRIACEQDEAELVVVDGALSPIQQRNLEEKLERKVIDRTGLILEIFGERAATAEGRLQVELAHLDYQQSRLVRSWTHLERQRGGFGFLGGPGETQIEADRRMIRQRMGRLRKELEQVRKTRGLHRERRERAPWPVIALVGYTNAGKSTLFNRLTGAEVMAEDLLFATLDPTMRAIALPGVEKAILSDTVGFISDLPTQLVAAFRATLEEVTAADVICHVRDMSNPSSDAQKKQVLQVLADLGVVGEQGEGSEIPILEVWNKLDLLSNEERAELEEVASADKDVVAISALTGEGIDDFLSRVDAILTAGSREHEITLEADEGKALAWLHQHGHVLSDEQEGDNGRRSLVVKLSDKEYGRFQSLQD; the protein is encoded by the coding sequence ATGGGCGAGGTGTCGCGCGGTGCGCGGGCCCTCGTCGTGTGCCCTGACATCAGAGGCATGGCCTACGATCTCGATGCAGACTCGCGTCTGGCCGAGGCGGAGGGGCTCGCGCTCGCGATCGGCATTATCGTGGCGGAAAGCTTCGTCCTGCCGGTCAGGGAGGTGCGTCCAAACCTGCTGTTCGGCGCAGGGCAGGTAGAAAACATCCGCATCGCCTGCGAACAGGACGAAGCTGAACTGGTGGTGGTCGACGGCGCCTTGAGCCCGATCCAGCAGCGCAATCTCGAAGAAAAGCTTGAGCGCAAGGTCATCGATCGAACCGGCCTTATCCTCGAGATTTTCGGCGAACGTGCGGCCACTGCCGAAGGTCGGCTGCAAGTCGAGCTCGCCCACCTCGACTACCAGCAGAGCCGTCTTGTGCGAAGCTGGACCCACCTCGAGCGGCAGCGCGGCGGTTTCGGCTTCCTGGGCGGCCCGGGCGAGACCCAGATCGAGGCCGACCGTCGGATGATCCGCCAGCGCATGGGGCGTTTGCGCAAGGAATTGGAACAGGTCCGAAAGACGCGTGGGCTGCATCGGGAACGTCGCGAACGTGCGCCCTGGCCGGTGATCGCTCTCGTCGGTTACACTAACGCCGGCAAGTCCACACTGTTCAATCGCCTGACCGGGGCCGAAGTGATGGCCGAAGACCTGCTTTTCGCCACGCTGGATCCGACGATGCGCGCCATCGCCTTGCCGGGCGTGGAGAAGGCGATCCTGTCGGATACTGTCGGCTTCATTTCCGATCTGCCGACACAACTGGTGGCGGCGTTCCGCGCCACGCTGGAGGAGGTGACCGCAGCGGACGTCATCTGCCATGTGCGCGACATGTCGAATCCGTCGAGCGATGCGCAAAAGAAGCAGGTGCTGCAGGTTCTCGCCGATTTGGGCGTAGTAGGCGAGCAGGGCGAGGGGAGCGAAATCCCGATCCTTGAGGTGTGGAACAAGCTGGATCTTCTATCTAATGAGGAGCGAGCCGAACTCGAGGAAGTTGCCTCCGCAGACAAGGACGTGGTCGCTATTTCCGCGCTGACCGGAGAAGGGATCGATGACTTCCTTTCCCGCGTCGATGCCATCCTTACGGCAGGATCACGCGAGCACGAGATCACGCTGGAAGCCGACGAGGGGAAGGCTCTCGCCTGGCTGCACCAGCACGGCCACGTACTCTCGGACGAGCAGGAGGGCGATAACGGGCGGCGCAGTCTGGTCGTGAAACTGTCCGATAAGGAATACGGACGCTTTCAAAGTCTGCAGGACTAA
- the hfq gene encoding RNA chaperone Hfq, with product MSERTLSARPRPEKPSSGDGGGQRKGNLQDAFLNLLRKNKTPVTMFLVKGVKLQGIVTWFDNFSILLRRDGQSQLVYKHAISTIMPAQPVDAEQFASTNSSAKQRLLQDVFLTRVRQAEAQVTMFLVNGVMLQGKIAAYDLFCMLLERDGYVQLAYKHAVSTIQPATPVDLTEEWDEDDS from the coding sequence ATGTCCGAACGAACCCTCTCGGCGCGCCCGCGCCCCGAAAAGCCGTCGTCCGGTGATGGCGGGGGGCAGCGCAAAGGCAATCTCCAGGATGCCTTCCTCAACCTGCTTCGTAAGAACAAGACGCCAGTTACGATGTTCCTCGTGAAAGGCGTTAAGCTGCAGGGTATCGTGACCTGGTTCGACAATTTTTCGATCCTGCTGCGCCGCGACGGCCAGTCGCAGCTGGTCTATAAGCACGCGATCAGCACGATCATGCCGGCACAACCCGTCGATGCAGAACAGTTTGCGAGCACCAATTCAAGCGCCAAGCAGCGTTTGCTGCAGGATGTATTCCTAACACGCGTACGCCAGGCTGAAGCGCAGGTGACGATGTTCCTCGTCAATGGCGTGATGCTGCAAGGCAAGATTGCGGCCTACGACCTTTTCTGCATGCTGCTGGAGCGTGACGGTTACGTCCAGCTGGCATACAAACATGCGGTATCCACCATCCAGCCAGCCACCCCGGTCGATCTGACCGAGGAATGGGACGAGGACGACAGCTGA
- a CDS encoding MBL fold metallo-hydrolase, translated as MKLLMLGSGTSTGVPRIGNDWGECDPGEPRNRRSRVSIIVQNDAGQRILVDTSTDLRSQLLANDIDKVDAVFWTHDHADHCHGIDDLRVMRYDRSNPLPGFASKVTCERLRRRFDYVFEGQFGYPTLISLQEVTEKPLVVGFSFDYVEMPHGPVTSTGFRFEADGRSLIYATDFSEITKEMLRCFQNADLLVVDCLRRKKHPTHANLEMALELGRKTKARKTVLTHMDKSMDYRSLCAEVPANVLVGYDGLEMAA; from the coding sequence GTGAAACTGCTGATGCTCGGCTCGGGCACCTCGACCGGGGTGCCGCGGATCGGCAACGATTGGGGCGAATGCGATCCCGGCGAGCCGCGGAACCGGCGCAGTCGTGTTTCCATCATCGTCCAGAACGATGCTGGCCAGCGGATCTTGGTCGATACCTCGACCGATCTGCGGAGCCAGCTGCTGGCGAACGATATCGACAAGGTGGACGCCGTTTTCTGGACGCATGATCACGCCGATCATTGCCACGGAATCGATGACCTGCGTGTCATGCGCTACGACCGCAGCAATCCACTGCCTGGGTTCGCGAGCAAAGTAACCTGCGAGCGTCTGCGCCGTAGGTTCGATTACGTTTTCGAAGGGCAGTTCGGGTATCCGACGCTCATTAGCTTGCAAGAAGTTACGGAAAAACCACTGGTTGTGGGGTTTTCTTTCGATTACGTCGAAATGCCTCACGGGCCCGTCACCAGCACCGGTTTCCGCTTCGAAGCGGACGGCCGTTCGCTGATCTATGCAACCGATTTCAGCGAGATAACCAAGGAGATGCTTCGTTGTTTCCAGAACGCGGATCTCCTTGTGGTCGATTGCCTTCGCCGGAAGAAGCATCCGACGCATGCCAACCTGGAAATGGCGCTTGAACTTGGTCGGAAAACGAAGGCGCGAAAAACCGTCCTAACGCATATGGACAAGAGCATGGACTATCGGAGTCTCTGTGCCGAGGTACCGGCTAACGTGCTGGTCGGTTACGATGGCCTGGAGATGGCGGCATGA
- the mazG gene encoding nucleoside triphosphate pyrophosphohydrolase, with amino-acid sequence MTAQLNRLLAIMARLRDPERGCEWDTAQTFTTIAPYTIEEAYEVADAIERNDMADLLGELGDLLFQVVFHSRMAEEFGHFAFDDVAKDVSDKMEARHPHIFGDEGGVMEDSRWEDLKAAEREAGGSTSAMDGVANALPALLRSYKLQKRATRAGFDWPDTAGPIEKLQEELGELDEAESDDERLLEAGDVLFVAVNIVRRYGVDPEQALRASNAKFERRFRHMERLTRSEGREFANLALDEQEDVWQKVKAAEKGPNA; translated from the coding sequence ATGACCGCTCAACTGAACCGTCTTCTCGCAATCATGGCGCGGCTACGTGATCCGGAACGCGGCTGCGAATGGGATACGGCGCAGACGTTCACCACCATCGCGCCCTACACGATCGAAGAAGCCTATGAAGTCGCAGATGCCATCGAGCGGAATGACATGGCGGATTTGCTTGGAGAACTCGGTGACCTGCTGTTCCAGGTCGTCTTCCATTCCCGGATGGCGGAAGAGTTCGGCCACTTCGCATTCGACGACGTTGCCAAAGACGTTTCGGACAAAATGGAAGCCCGTCATCCGCACATCTTCGGGGACGAAGGCGGCGTGATGGAAGATAGTCGCTGGGAAGATCTGAAAGCCGCCGAACGCGAGGCAGGTGGATCGACCAGCGCGATGGATGGCGTCGCAAATGCGTTGCCGGCGCTGTTGCGCTCCTACAAATTGCAGAAGCGCGCGACACGGGCCGGATTCGACTGGCCCGATACCGCCGGACCGATCGAAAAACTTCAGGAAGAACTTGGCGAACTTGATGAGGCGGAGAGCGATGACGAACGTTTGCTCGAAGCGGGCGACGTCCTATTTGTCGCAGTCAATATCGTGAGGCGCTACGGCGTCGATCCCGAACAGGCTTTGCGAGCTTCGAATGCGAAATTCGAACGGCGCTTTCGCCACATGGAGCGCCTTACCCGGTCGGAGGGGCGCGAATTTGCTAATCTTGCGCTCGACGAGCAGGAAGACGTCTGGCAGAAAGTGAAAGCGGCCGAAAAAGGCCCGAACGCTTAG
- a CDS encoding TatD family hydrolase: protein MLVDSHCHLEYEGLVEDQAAILDRAREAGVAAFLNISTKQSEWAQVVSTAEQTAEVFASVGIHPHNADEHLDLKRVELLAATRNPKVVGIGETGLDYYYDHSDRSAQQRLFRMHIDVARETALPVIIHTRDAEDDTLSILEDELGQGAFPALIHCFTASAEFGARVLEMGLSISISGIVTFKNAKDLQEIAKTIPRDRLLVETDSPFLAPVPHRGKSCEPGYVRDTAEFLAELRGESLDDLAAYTTRNFFSLFSKATQ from the coding sequence ATGCTCGTCGATAGCCATTGCCATCTCGAATACGAAGGCCTGGTAGAGGATCAGGCAGCCATCCTTGATCGAGCTCGCGAGGCCGGGGTCGCGGCGTTCCTGAATATCTCGACTAAGCAGTCGGAATGGGCGCAGGTCGTGAGCACGGCGGAGCAAACTGCCGAAGTTTTTGCTAGCGTGGGCATTCATCCCCACAATGCCGACGAGCATCTCGATCTCAAGCGGGTGGAATTGCTCGCGGCTACGAGAAACCCGAAGGTAGTCGGTATCGGGGAAACCGGGCTGGATTACTATTACGACCATTCGGACCGCTCGGCGCAACAGCGGCTATTCCGCATGCATATCGATGTGGCGCGCGAGACCGCATTGCCGGTCATCATCCACACCCGCGACGCGGAAGATGATACGCTTTCCATTCTCGAGGACGAGCTGGGGCAGGGGGCCTTCCCCGCGCTGATCCATTGCTTCACCGCTTCGGCGGAGTTTGGCGCACGGGTGCTGGAAATGGGCCTATCGATCTCGATCTCGGGCATCGTGACCTTCAAGAATGCCAAGGACTTGCAGGAAATTGCGAAGACCATTCCTCGCGATCGGCTGCTGGTCGAAACCGATAGTCCGTTTCTTGCTCCGGTCCCGCATCGCGGCAAATCCTGCGAGCCGGGATATGTGCGTGACACTGCCGAATTTCTCGCGGAACTGCGCGGCGAGAGCCTTGACGACCTCGCCGCTTATACGACGCGCAATTTCTTCAGCTTGTTCAGCAAGGCGACGCAGTGA
- a CDS encoding sigma-54-dependent transcriptional regulator, with amino-acid sequence MALDILIVDDERDIRDLVAGVLSDEGYECRTAGDSSSALTQVDERRPSLVLLDVWLHGSPMDGLEVLDEIKKREPDLPVIVFSGHGNIDTAVSAVSRGAVDFIEKPFEAERLLHLVGRATETERLRRENSRLREGMVQNGEFTGNSAAINAVRATLKRVASTGSRVLISGPAGTGKEVAARLLHSWSPRADKAFVIVNSARITPERFEEELFGEEADGKLVRPGLLEMADGGTLYLDEVADMPLSTQARILRVLTEQSFVRVGGTRQIGVDVRVVSSTARDLEKEMSEKRFREDLFYRLNVVPVEVPSLSERRDDIPSLSDTFFTHYAAEQGIRPPTISEEAMAALQAYDWPGNVRQLRNVVERTVILTPREQLEQIEAEMLPEEVLGGKLGGNGGVAALMGSPLREARENFEREYLAIQIRRFSGNISKTANFIGMERSALHRKLKLLGMADKKPASGKD; translated from the coding sequence ATGGCGTTAGACATCCTGATCGTCGACGACGAACGCGACATTCGCGATCTTGTAGCCGGCGTGCTGAGCGACGAAGGCTACGAGTGCCGGACCGCCGGCGACAGTTCCAGCGCGCTTACGCAGGTCGACGAACGCCGGCCCAGCCTAGTCTTGCTGGACGTCTGGCTCCACGGGAGCCCCATGGATGGCCTCGAAGTGCTGGACGAGATCAAGAAGCGCGAACCCGATCTGCCGGTCATCGTGTTCTCCGGCCACGGCAATATCGATACGGCAGTAAGCGCGGTAAGCCGTGGGGCGGTCGACTTCATCGAGAAGCCGTTCGAAGCCGAAAGGCTTTTGCACCTCGTCGGGAGGGCAACCGAGACCGAACGCCTGCGTCGTGAGAACAGCAGGCTGCGCGAAGGTATGGTCCAGAACGGCGAATTCACCGGGAATTCGGCGGCGATCAATGCCGTGAGAGCCACTCTGAAGCGTGTGGCCAGCACGGGCAGCCGCGTACTCATCAGCGGTCCGGCCGGTACCGGAAAGGAGGTAGCTGCGCGCTTGCTGCACAGCTGGAGCCCGCGCGCCGACAAGGCGTTCGTCATCGTGAACTCGGCACGCATAACTCCTGAGCGGTTCGAAGAGGAGTTGTTCGGGGAGGAAGCTGACGGCAAGCTGGTGCGACCGGGGCTGCTCGAGATGGCCGACGGCGGTACGCTCTATCTCGACGAAGTGGCGGACATGCCGCTCTCGACCCAAGCCCGTATTCTTCGGGTGCTGACCGAACAGAGTTTCGTGAGGGTAGGGGGCACGCGTCAGATCGGTGTTGATGTGCGGGTTGTTTCCTCGACGGCCCGTGATCTCGAGAAGGAAATGTCGGAGAAACGCTTCCGCGAAGATCTGTTCTACCGGTTGAATGTCGTTCCAGTGGAGGTGCCGTCGCTCTCGGAACGGCGCGACGATATCCCCTCGCTGTCAGACACATTCTTCACGCATTACGCGGCGGAACAGGGTATCCGTCCTCCGACGATCAGCGAAGAAGCGATGGCGGCGCTTCAGGCTTACGATTGGCCCGGCAATGTCCGCCAGCTTCGTAATGTCGTCGAGCGCACCGTTATCCTCACCCCCCGCGAACAGCTCGAACAAATCGAGGCTGAAATGCTTCCCGAAGAAGTACTGGGCGGTAAGCTCGGCGGAAATGGCGGGGTCGCAGCCCTGATGGGGTCGCCGCTGCGCGAGGCGCGCGAGAATTTCGAGCGTGAATATCTGGCCATCCAGATCCGGCGCTTCTCCGGCAATATTTCTAAGACTGCCAACTTTATCGGCATGGAGCGCTCGGCACTTCATCGTAAGCTGAAACTGCTCGGAATGGCGGACAAGAAACCGGCGTCCGGCAAAGACTAG
- the metG gene encoding methionine--tRNA ligase, whose amino-acid sequence MSEPYYITTAIHYPNGKPHIGHAYETIAADVMARFQRLRGREVRFQTGTDEHGLKMAQKARDLGQTPRELADEMSLAFKDLFDVLNISYDRFIRTTDADHHRASQAIWEAMEAKGDLYLDRYEGWYSVRDEAYYDEKELIEGDRGEKLSPQGTPVEWTEEESWFFRLSNYAEPLLELLRKPGFLEPTSRRNEMIAFVERGLQDLSVSRTSFDWGVKVPGADGHVMYVWVDALTNYITGLGYPDGGELWDTFWPADLHLIGKDIVRFHTIYWPAFLISADLPLPKKVFGHGFLLNRGVKESKSAGNVTDPMELAETFGVDALRYFLMAEVTFGQDGSYSAEALVTKVNAELANSFGNLAQRTLSMVAKNMDGKLEAFDSTGDDKALLAKVRDACAVTLPQEFEALNFSVGIEAWLRAVFACNQYVDEQAPWALKKTDPERMKAVLQTLLIAIRDLAVAIQPVVPEKAAAVLDQLGVPMEQRNFAALTDESWFMANVASGRQIEKPTPVFPRLELPEVEAA is encoded by the coding sequence ATTATATCACCACCGCGATCCACTACCCGAACGGTAAACCGCACATCGGCCACGCCTACGAGACCATCGCAGCCGATGTGATGGCGCGTTTCCAGCGTCTGCGCGGGCGAGAAGTGCGCTTCCAGACCGGCACGGACGAACACGGCCTGAAAATGGCCCAAAAGGCTCGCGACCTCGGCCAGACTCCGCGGGAGCTGGCAGACGAAATGTCCCTTGCCTTCAAGGATTTGTTCGACGTTCTAAATATCTCGTACGACCGCTTCATCCGTACGACCGACGCCGATCACCACCGCGCGAGCCAGGCGATCTGGGAAGCGATGGAGGCCAAGGGCGATCTCTATCTCGATCGCTATGAAGGTTGGTATTCGGTCCGCGACGAGGCCTATTACGACGAGAAGGAACTGATCGAAGGGGATCGGGGCGAGAAGCTGTCTCCACAAGGAACGCCGGTCGAATGGACCGAGGAAGAAAGCTGGTTCTTCCGCCTGTCGAACTATGCCGAGCCGCTCCTGGAATTGCTGCGAAAGCCGGGTTTTCTCGAGCCGACAAGCCGCCGCAACGAGATGATCGCTTTCGTCGAGCGCGGATTGCAGGATCTCTCCGTCAGCCGCACGAGCTTCGACTGGGGCGTGAAGGTTCCTGGCGCCGATGGGCACGTAATGTATGTCTGGGTCGATGCGCTGACGAACTATATCACCGGTCTCGGCTATCCCGACGGCGGCGAGCTGTGGGACACATTCTGGCCGGCCGATCTTCACCTGATTGGCAAGGACATCGTACGTTTCCACACGATTTACTGGCCCGCCTTCCTCATAAGCGCCGATCTACCATTACCGAAGAAAGTCTTCGGCCACGGCTTCCTGCTGAATCGCGGCGTGAAGGAATCGAAATCGGCCGGCAATGTCACTGATCCGATGGAACTTGCCGAAACCTTCGGTGTGGATGCGCTCCGCTATTTCCTGATGGCCGAAGTGACCTTCGGACAGGATGGCAGCTATTCCGCGGAAGCTCTTGTAACCAAGGTAAATGCCGAGCTTGCGAACAGTTTCGGCAATCTGGCGCAGCGCACACTGTCGATGGTGGCGAAGAACATGGACGGCAAGCTGGAAGCTTTCGATTCTACAGGCGACGACAAGGCGCTGCTGGCTAAAGTGCGCGACGCCTGCGCCGTCACGCTGCCGCAAGAGTTCGAGGCGCTCAATTTCTCGGTTGGGATCGAAGCCTGGCTCCGCGCGGTCTTTGCCTGCAACCAATATGTGGACGAACAGGCCCCTTGGGCGCTGAAGAAGACCGATCCGGAGCGCATGAAGGCAGTGCTCCAGACATTGCTCATCGCGATCCGCGACCTTGCCGTCGCGATCCAACCCGTCGTCCCCGAAAAAGCGGCAGCTGTGCTCGATCAGCTTGGCGTCCCCATGGAGCAGCGAAATTTCGCCGCGCTTACCGACGAAAGCTGGTTCATGGCCAATGTGGCTTCCGGACGACAGATCGAAAAGCCGACGCCCGTATTCCCGCGGCTTGAACTCCCTGAAGTGGAGGCCGCGTGA